One window of the Labilibaculum sp. genome contains the following:
- the gshAB gene encoding bifunctional glutamate--cysteine ligase GshA/glutathione synthetase GshB, which yields MNHLINNINEALRIEGIRESLKNGKFGIEKENVRVDYTGKMATTPHPGILGDKFQNPFITTDFSESQVEMITPPLHSIAEVHGFLETLQDVISENLTDELLWPQSLPPLLPQEEEIPIAKFGEKGIHKEKYREELANRYGKERQMLSGIHFNFSLSDRLERKLKKANHCNSDLESFRESVYLKMVRNFMRYRWMLIWLFGESPISDPSFKMKSLKTGKKSFMSCGNAISIRNSSMGYRNIEEFYVDFNSLEDYKKSVSNLIQTGKILAGEELYLPIRLKFDEKSKKISHLEVRILDLDPFEKSGVSKNRLYFTHLFLLYCLFTAENDKYNEAVQKVAANNQDLVACHGLNSELMLMNFDGQETCAKKMLNELFSDITDFARTADLINDSDYQGSLAEISNFIENPDQRTSFKVKQRIVEEGFINFHLNKAKQYKEESEMSSFRFHGFEDLELSSQLLMKAALRRGVEFTILDRCENFISLSQGDKTEYVMQATRTSLDNYSSVLMMENKLVTKKILEKGGIRVPAGLDYQDARQARSDFDLFEGKGIVVKPKSTNFGLGITILKENKDEEVYKRAVDIAFEHDGSILIEEFISGREFRFFVINDKVCGILHRVPANIKGDGEKCIRELVEIKNQDPLRGKGYRTPLEKIRLEEAEEMFLKEQGLSFESVPGKDEVVYLRENSNISTGGDSIDYTDDIHQSYKDIAIESSKALGVQITGLDMMIEDVNQPATKDNYAIIEMNFNPAIHIHCYPYIGKNRQLNEKILDSLGF from the coding sequence ATGAATCATCTTATTAATAATATCAATGAAGCCCTTCGTATAGAGGGGATTCGTGAGAGCTTGAAGAACGGGAAGTTTGGCATTGAAAAGGAAAATGTGAGAGTCGATTACACGGGTAAGATGGCAACAACACCACATCCGGGAATTTTGGGTGATAAATTTCAGAATCCTTTTATTACAACTGATTTTTCGGAAAGTCAGGTGGAGATGATAACACCTCCTTTGCATAGTATTGCTGAAGTTCATGGTTTTTTAGAGACTTTGCAGGATGTAATTTCTGAAAATTTAACCGATGAATTACTTTGGCCGCAAAGCTTACCTCCTTTATTGCCTCAGGAAGAAGAGATACCAATTGCTAAATTCGGAGAGAAAGGAATTCATAAAGAGAAATACAGAGAGGAATTGGCCAACCGATATGGGAAGGAAAGACAGATGCTTTCCGGGATTCACTTTAATTTTTCTTTATCAGACAGGTTAGAGCGAAAGTTGAAAAAAGCGAATCATTGCAACAGCGATTTGGAAAGCTTTCGTGAGTCTGTTTACTTAAAAATGGTTCGGAATTTTATGCGGTACCGATGGATGCTGATCTGGTTATTTGGCGAAAGCCCGATTTCTGATCCTTCTTTTAAAATGAAATCGTTAAAAACAGGAAAAAAGAGTTTCATGAGCTGTGGAAATGCGATTTCGATTCGAAACAGTTCCATGGGATATAGAAATATAGAAGAGTTTTATGTCGATTTTAACAGTCTGGAGGATTATAAAAAATCTGTGTCTAACTTGATTCAAACAGGTAAAATATTGGCAGGAGAGGAGCTCTATCTTCCCATTCGGTTAAAATTCGATGAAAAGAGCAAAAAAATATCACATCTGGAAGTACGTATTCTGGATTTAGATCCGTTTGAAAAATCGGGAGTATCTAAAAATAGATTGTATTTCACACATTTATTTCTGTTGTATTGCTTATTCACCGCCGAAAATGATAAGTACAATGAAGCAGTTCAAAAGGTGGCTGCCAATAATCAGGATTTGGTTGCATGTCATGGTTTGAATTCTGAGCTAATGCTTATGAATTTTGATGGACAGGAAACTTGTGCAAAAAAGATGTTGAACGAATTATTTTCTGACATTACTGATTTTGCAAGAACAGCCGATTTAATTAATGATTCTGATTATCAGGGATCTCTTGCTGAGATTTCAAATTTTATTGAAAATCCTGATCAGCGAACTTCATTTAAAGTAAAACAACGAATTGTAGAGGAGGGCTTCATTAATTTCCATTTGAACAAAGCTAAGCAGTACAAGGAAGAAAGTGAGATGAGTAGTTTTCGCTTTCATGGATTCGAAGATCTGGAATTGTCTTCTCAATTACTTATGAAGGCGGCTTTACGAAGAGGGGTGGAGTTTACTATATTGGACCGATGCGAAAATTTTATCAGCTTAAGCCAAGGAGATAAAACGGAATATGTAATGCAGGCTACCCGAACATCATTAGATAACTATTCAAGTGTTTTAATGATGGAAAATAAGTTGGTGACAAAGAAAATTCTTGAAAAAGGCGGAATTAGGGTTCCTGCAGGATTGGATTATCAGGATGCCAGACAAGCACGTTCTGATTTTGATTTGTTTGAAGGAAAAGGAATTGTAGTAAAACCTAAATCGACAAATTTTGGCTTAGGAATTACCATTTTAAAAGAAAATAAAGACGAGGAGGTTTACAAAAGAGCTGTTGATATTGCTTTTGAACACGATGGAAGCATTCTTATTGAAGAGTTTATTTCGGGTAGGGAATTCCGATTCTTTGTAATAAACGATAAGGTGTGTGGTATTTTGCACAGAGTTCCGGCCAATATAAAAGGGGATGGTGAAAAATGCATTCGCGAGTTGGTCGAAATCAAAAATCAGGATCCCTTGCGTGGAAAAGGATATCGGACACCACTCGAAAAAATTCGATTGGAAGAGGCTGAAGAAATGTTCTTAAAAGAGCAAGGCTTAAGTTTCGAAAGTGTTCCAGGTAAAGATGAAGTTGTTTACCTAAGGGAGAATTCAAACATAAGTACCGGTGGCGATAGCATTGATTATACGGACGATATTCATCAGTCATACAAAGATATAGCAATAGAATCGTCAAAAGCGCTTGGTGTTCAGATTACAGGATTGGATATGATGATTGAAGATGTGAATCAGCCGGCAACAAAAGATAATTACGCCATAATTGAAATGAATTTTAATCCGGCAATCCACATTCACTGTTATCCTTACATAGGCAAAAACAGACAGTTAAATGAGAAAATTTTGGATTCATTGGGATTTTGA
- a CDS encoding DUF5320 domain-containing protein, whose protein sequence is MPHLDGKGPEGEGSKSGRGLGQCSESDQNILLEKLGKGLGLKRKSGCGKGQGKRLKSSKSI, encoded by the coding sequence ATGCCACATTTGGATGGAAAAGGACCCGAAGGAGAAGGTTCAAAATCGGGAAGAGGACTAGGACAGTGTTCTGAATCTGACCAAAACATTCTATTGGAGAAGTTAGGGAAAGGTTTAGGTTTGAAACGAAAAAGTGGTTGTGGTAAAGGGCAGGGAAAAAGATTGAAAAGTAGTAAATCAATTTAA
- the arfB gene encoding alternative ribosome rescue aminoacyl-tRNA hydrolase ArfB — protein MEAKFKFTKDLTKEMEFITSRSSGPGGQNVNKVNSKVELRFSVFESEILTKKEKEIIFLKLYHHINNLGILSVTAQTERSQVQNKEIAIQKFYQWIEIALTPVKPRKKTRPTRASKEKRLEEKQALAQKKESRKKPEL, from the coding sequence ATGGAAGCTAAATTCAAATTCACGAAAGATTTAACAAAAGAAATGGAATTCATTACTTCAAGGAGTAGTGGTCCGGGCGGGCAAAATGTGAACAAAGTAAATTCTAAAGTTGAACTTCGGTTTTCTGTTTTCGAATCGGAGATATTGACGAAAAAGGAAAAGGAAATCATCTTTCTAAAATTATATCATCATATCAATAATCTGGGTATACTATCGGTAACTGCTCAAACAGAACGTTCTCAGGTTCAAAATAAAGAAATAGCAATCCAAAAGTTTTATCAATGGATTGAAATTGCTTTAACTCCTGTAAAACCCAGAAAAAAAACCAGACCAACAAGAGCTTCGAAAGAGAAAAGATTAGAAGAGAAACAGGCTCTTGCACAAAAAAAAGAAAGCAGAAAAAAGCCTGAATTATAG
- a CDS encoding SDR family NAD(P)-dependent oxidoreductase, whose amino-acid sequence MNEIKVSPKDRVAFVSGANRGIGRAITIELLDKGAKKVYAGVRNLKSMDDLKPEYGSRLVPILLDLRDDRSIIKATKLAKDVEILINNAGVYESGGFCSDETLDSMAINFEVNVWGLVKLTVSLIDRLKQREIAAIVNISSLLGLASMPIAGAYSASKAAVHSITQGLRGELYLNNILVMGVYPGPIDTRMTRDLEIEKDFPVNVAREIVQGLINGKEYVFPDVMSKQVGELYLTEPITVERQFAHFISQEEEV is encoded by the coding sequence ATGAATGAAATCAAAGTGTCCCCTAAAGATAGGGTAGCTTTTGTAAGTGGAGCTAACAGAGGAATTGGGAGAGCAATAACCATTGAGCTGCTCGATAAGGGTGCAAAAAAAGTGTATGCCGGAGTAAGAAACTTAAAATCCATGGATGATCTTAAGCCTGAGTATGGGAGTCGTTTGGTTCCGATACTTTTGGACTTAAGGGATGATCGATCCATTATTAAAGCCACAAAATTAGCGAAGGATGTTGAAATCTTAATTAACAATGCCGGTGTTTATGAATCCGGAGGATTCTGTTCGGATGAAACATTAGACAGTATGGCTATAAATTTTGAAGTAAATGTTTGGGGCTTGGTAAAGTTGACAGTGTCTTTAATAGATCGTTTAAAACAGAGGGAAATTGCTGCTATTGTCAATATTTCTTCGTTATTGGGCTTGGCAAGTATGCCAATTGCTGGAGCATATTCTGCTTCGAAGGCTGCCGTTCATAGTATTACACAAGGCTTGCGTGGAGAACTATATTTGAATAATATTCTTGTTATGGGAGTATACCCTGGGCCTATTGATACTCGTATGACAAGAGATTTGGAAATAGAAAAAGATTTTCCTGTAAATGTAGCCAGAGAAATAGTTCAGGGATTAATAAATGGTAAAGAATACGTGTTTCCGGATGTTATGTCGAAACAGGTTGGAGAATTGTATTTGACCGAGCCTATAACTGTCGAAAGACAATTCGCTCATTTTATTTCTCAGGAAGAGGAAGTATAA
- a CDS encoding fumarate hydratase has translation MSDFHYQKPFPITKDTTKYRLLTTDYVSTVEVDGRKILKVDPKGLEMLSKEAFSDVSFYLRPAHLNKLKTILQDNEASDNDRFVAHTMLLNQVVAAEGELPTCQDTGTAIVVAKKGEDVYTGVDDAEHLSKGVYDTYQERNLRYSQVVPFSMFEEKNSGNNLPAQIDIYANKGNTYEFLFVTKGGGSGNKTFLYQETKALLNEKNLTTFITNKLRDLGTSACPPYHLALVIGGTSAEATLATVKKASAGYYDHLPTEGNEGGQAFRDLEWEKKIEEICQKSEIGAQFGGKYFVHDVKVIRLPRHAASCPVGLGVSCSADRNVKAKITEDGIYLEELERNPFQYLPKEAPHLKDAVEINLDQPMADILKELTKYPIKTRLSLTGTLIVARDIAHAQIKQMLEEGKEMPEYFKNHPVYYAGPAKTPKGMPSGSFGPTTAGRMDSYVDLFQKVGGSMVMVAKGNRYKSVTDACKANGGFYLGSIGGPAAVLAKNSIKSIEVIDFPELGMEAVRKIRVENFPAFIIVDDKGNDFFANM, from the coding sequence ATGTCCGATTTTCATTATCAGAAACCATTTCCGATAACAAAGGATACTACCAAGTATCGTTTGCTAACAACAGATTACGTTTCAACTGTTGAAGTTGATGGAAGAAAAATTTTAAAAGTAGATCCGAAAGGACTTGAAATGCTTTCGAAAGAGGCATTCTCAGATGTATCTTTTTACCTGCGTCCTGCTCATTTAAATAAATTGAAGACAATTCTTCAGGATAATGAAGCATCAGATAATGATCGTTTTGTAGCTCACACGATGTTACTGAATCAGGTAGTTGCTGCTGAAGGTGAATTGCCTACTTGTCAGGATACAGGAACTGCAATTGTTGTAGCAAAAAAAGGGGAAGATGTTTATACCGGAGTTGATGATGCTGAACACCTTTCGAAAGGAGTTTACGATACCTATCAGGAAAGAAATTTGAGATATTCTCAGGTGGTTCCTTTTTCTATGTTCGAAGAAAAAAATTCAGGAAACAACCTTCCTGCCCAAATTGATATTTACGCAAACAAAGGGAATACTTACGAATTTTTGTTTGTAACTAAAGGTGGCGGATCAGGAAACAAAACGTTTCTGTATCAGGAAACGAAAGCTCTATTAAACGAAAAGAATTTAACCACTTTTATAACAAATAAACTTCGTGATTTAGGAACTTCTGCTTGTCCTCCTTATCACTTGGCATTGGTGATTGGCGGCACTTCGGCCGAAGCAACTTTGGCGACTGTGAAGAAGGCTTCTGCCGGATATTACGATCATTTGCCAACCGAAGGTAACGAAGGTGGTCAGGCGTTCCGCGATTTGGAATGGGAGAAAAAAATAGAAGAGATTTGCCAAAAGAGTGAAATTGGAGCTCAGTTCGGGGGTAAATATTTTGTTCACGATGTTAAAGTAATTCGCTTGCCCCGTCACGCAGCATCTTGTCCGGTTGGTTTAGGTGTAAGTTGTAGTGCCGATCGTAATGTGAAAGCGAAAATTACCGAAGATGGAATCTATTTGGAAGAATTGGAAAGAAATCCATTTCAGTATTTGCCAAAAGAAGCCCCGCATTTGAAGGATGCTGTTGAAATCAATTTGGATCAGCCAATGGCAGATATTTTGAAAGAATTGACCAAATATCCTATTAAAACAAGATTGAGTTTAACAGGAACTTTGATTGTTGCCCGTGACATTGCTCATGCCCAAATCAAACAAATGTTGGAGGAAGGAAAAGAAATGCCGGAGTATTTCAAAAATCATCCTGTATATTACGCCGGACCGGCAAAAACACCAAAAGGAATGCCTTCAGGAAGTTTCGGACCAACAACTGCCGGACGTATGGATTCTTATGTTGATCTTTTTCAGAAAGTTGGAGGTTCTATGGTAATGGTAGCCAAAGGGAATCGTTACAAATCTGTAACCGATGCCTGTAAAGCAAATGGTGGATTTTACTTAGGATCAATTGGTGGCCCTGCAGCAGTATTGGCGAAGAACAGCATTAAATCTATCGAGGTGATTGATTTTCCTGAATTAGGAATGGAAGCTGTTCGTAAAATCCGTGTGGAAAATTTCCCTGCATTTATTATTGTTGATGATAAAGGAAACGACTTCTTTGCAAACATGTAA
- a CDS encoding DUF5320 domain-containing protein: MPGLDRSGPEGKGARTGRGMGRCNSNKKMYSETEFKDETIERGKGQGFGLGRGRAGRLRLRRRKIND; encoded by the coding sequence ATGCCAGGTTTAGATCGAAGTGGTCCGGAGGGAAAAGGTGCCCGAACCGGAAGAGGAATGGGGCGTTGTAACAGCAACAAGAAAATGTACAGTGAGACTGAATTTAAGGATGAAACCATTGAAAGAGGCAAAGGACAAGGATTTGGTCTTGGACGAGGACGTGCCGGAAGACTAAGACTTCGCCGAAGGAAAATAAATGATTAG
- a CDS encoding NifB/NifX family molybdenum-iron cluster-binding protein, which translates to MKTIITSTGNQLNSIFDLRFGRAGWFCLYDDQSGEISFIENENINSQSGAGTKTVEKVVELGAQKVISGDFGPKAKELLEKFNIQMVLLQDDNSTVQHIIDKLKS; encoded by the coding sequence ATGAAGACAATTATTACATCAACGGGAAATCAATTGAATTCAATTTTTGATTTGCGGTTTGGAAGAGCAGGTTGGTTTTGTTTGTATGATGATCAATCAGGAGAAATTAGTTTCATCGAGAATGAAAATATCAACTCGCAAAGTGGAGCAGGAACCAAAACTGTTGAAAAGGTGGTCGAACTGGGTGCTCAAAAAGTAATTTCAGGTGATTTTGGGCCTAAAGCAAAAGAATTGCTTGAAAAGTTCAATATTCAAATGGTGTTGCTGCAAGATGATAATAGCACAGTGCAGCACATTATAGACAAATTGAAATCTTAA
- a CDS encoding NifB/NifX family molybdenum-iron cluster-binding protein, whose protein sequence is MKKKIAIPVKDGILDGHFGHCSHFALLDVMDKAIVTEELVAAPPHEPGLLPPFLADLGVTDVIAGGMGNRAIQIFNQHNVNVFVGAPQLDAKELVKGFLDESLSFTANYCDH, encoded by the coding sequence ATGAAAAAGAAAATTGCAATTCCGGTTAAAGATGGGATTTTGGATGGACATTTTGGCCATTGTTCGCATTTTGCATTGCTTGATGTAATGGATAAAGCTATTGTTACAGAAGAATTAGTGGCTGCACCACCACATGAACCAGGTTTGTTGCCTCCATTCTTAGCTGACTTAGGGGTTACTGATGTAATTGCCGGAGGAATGGGAAACAGAGCCATACAAATTTTTAATCAACACAATGTAAATGTATTTGTTGGAGCACCTCAATTAGATGCTAAAGAATTGGTAAAAGGATTTTTGGATGAAAGTTTAAGCTTTACAGCTAACTATTGCGACCACTAA
- a CDS encoding MATE family efflux transporter, which produces MLKFITSLLKREQKYSEVGKKLLKLAFPIIGSFLLQMTYNLTDMIWVGYLGSGAVAAVGSAGFFLHLGWAMASIVTVGANIKIAHSVGAADMKAAGRYSTAGLWGIGGIAILFTSVFLTIPEQFIGFFQMNDVQVNEMAVSYLLISSFGIIISFVNLLFISIFNAHGKTKISFKASIIGTLINIVLDPLLIFTFKMGVEGAAIATIIGRLSSLVFFLFVYQKFDTIYFKGILPYTTKLKNLFGVGLPAAIQRISFSVIYIFLARIIAEWGPNAIAVQKIGVQIESITFMIVGGIMQAVTIMVGHSYGAKNITEVPDIYKAGIRISLAVGAVTTLIFLFFPQTLFSIFVPEAESISMGKDYLMILAASQLFMCLEMISAGVFNGLGKTKISAAVSVIFTSLRLPGAYFLGFYTILSLNGVWWSITGSSILKGIVLYFLLRTYFKNNTFGKF; this is translated from the coding sequence ATGTTAAAATTCATCACCAGTTTACTTAAAAGAGAACAAAAATATTCTGAAGTTGGGAAGAAGCTGCTCAAGCTTGCTTTTCCAATTATCGGCTCGTTTCTTTTGCAAATGACCTACAATCTTACTGATATGATTTGGGTTGGATATTTGGGCAGTGGAGCCGTGGCTGCAGTTGGTTCTGCAGGGTTCTTTTTACATCTGGGTTGGGCCATGGCTTCGATCGTAACAGTAGGTGCAAATATAAAAATAGCACATTCAGTGGGTGCAGCAGATATGAAAGCTGCCGGCAGATATTCAACTGCTGGATTATGGGGAATTGGTGGCATTGCCATTTTGTTCACCTCTGTTTTTTTAACCATTCCGGAACAGTTCATTGGTTTTTTTCAGATGAATGATGTTCAGGTTAATGAAATGGCCGTTTCATATTTACTAATAAGTTCCTTTGGGATTATTATCAGTTTCGTGAATCTGTTGTTCATCAGTATCTTTAATGCTCACGGTAAAACGAAAATCTCATTTAAGGCTAGTATCATTGGAACCTTAATCAATATTGTTTTGGATCCTTTGCTAATTTTCACCTTTAAAATGGGGGTTGAAGGAGCTGCTATTGCCACGATTATTGGCAGGTTGTCCAGTCTTGTATTTTTCTTATTTGTGTATCAAAAATTCGATACTATTTATTTTAAAGGGATATTGCCATACACAACAAAACTGAAAAACTTATTCGGAGTTGGATTGCCAGCAGCTATTCAGCGAATTTCATTTTCAGTAATTTATATTTTTCTTGCCAGAATCATTGCCGAATGGGGGCCAAATGCTATTGCAGTTCAGAAAATTGGTGTTCAAATCGAGTCAATCACATTTATGATTGTTGGAGGTATTATGCAGGCCGTTACCATTATGGTTGGGCATAGCTACGGCGCAAAAAACATTACAGAGGTGCCCGATATTTATAAAGCGGGTATACGGATATCCTTAGCCGTAGGAGCTGTAACGACATTAATCTTTTTGTTTTTTCCTCAGACATTATTTTCCATTTTTGTTCCTGAGGCTGAAAGTATATCAATGGGTAAAGATTATTTGATGATATTGGCTGCATCTCAGTTGTTTATGTGTTTGGAAATGATTAGTGCTGGGGTTTTCAATGGTCTTGGAAAAACTAAAATATCTGCCGCGGTAAGTGTTATTTTCACTTCATTACGTTTACCGGGAGCCTATTTTCTCGGCTTTTATACAATTTTGAGTTTAAACGGAGTCTGGTGGAGCATCACTGGAAGCAGCATATTAAAAGGCATAGTCCTTTACTTTTTATTACGAACTTATTTTAAAAATAATACATTTGGTAAATTCTAA
- the trpB gene encoding tryptophan synthase subunit beta, producing the protein MSTNYFKAYPDEKGNFGQYGGSFIPEVLEEEMKKINDAYYSISKSHEFISELRSIRKHFQGRPTPVYFCNRLSNKYGGRIYLKREDLNHTGAHKLNHCMGEALLAKYMGKKKLIAETGAGQHGVALATAAAYFGLECEIHMGEVDIAKEHPNVVRMKILGATVVPVTHGLKTLKEAVDSAFMAYLQDPVNTIYCIGSVVGPHPFPMMVREFQRVVGIEAKDQFQEMTGELPDNIVACVGGGSNAMGIFSAFLEDEECKLHGVEPAGRSFDKGEHAATLTFGKPGVIHGFKCYLLQDEKGEPDPVYSVASGLDYPGVGPEHSMLKDLKKAEYHSITDKECIDAFYELSREEGIIPALESAHAVAYALKLAKANPKQSILVNLSGRGDKDIDFIVDTYGLPE; encoded by the coding sequence ATGTCAACGAATTATTTTAAAGCCTATCCTGACGAAAAAGGAAATTTTGGCCAATACGGAGGAAGTTTTATTCCTGAAGTTTTAGAAGAAGAGATGAAGAAAATTAATGATGCCTACTATTCAATTAGTAAATCTCATGAATTTATCTCAGAACTAAGAAGCATTCGCAAACACTTCCAAGGTCGTCCCACTCCAGTTTATTTTTGCAACCGCCTGTCCAATAAATATGGTGGCCGAATTTATCTGAAACGTGAAGATCTGAATCATACAGGTGCACATAAGCTAAACCACTGCATGGGAGAAGCTCTTTTAGCCAAATACATGGGCAAAAAAAAGCTGATAGCCGAAACCGGTGCCGGCCAGCATGGAGTTGCTTTAGCCACTGCCGCAGCCTATTTTGGATTGGAATGTGAAATTCATATGGGAGAAGTTGATATTGCAAAGGAACATCCTAATGTGGTGAGAATGAAAATTCTTGGTGCAACAGTAGTACCGGTAACTCATGGACTTAAGACATTGAAAGAAGCAGTTGATTCTGCATTTATGGCTTACCTTCAAGATCCTGTCAATACAATTTATTGCATTGGATCTGTTGTAGGACCACATCCTTTTCCAATGATGGTTCGCGAATTTCAGCGTGTAGTTGGAATTGAAGCAAAAGACCAATTTCAGGAAATGACCGGAGAACTACCGGACAATATTGTGGCTTGTGTTGGTGGAGGAAGTAATGCAATGGGAATTTTCTCGGCCTTTCTGGAAGATGAAGAATGTAAACTGCACGGCGTTGAACCTGCGGGTCGTTCTTTTGATAAAGGAGAACATGCAGCAACTCTAACTTTTGGCAAACCTGGTGTGATCCATGGATTCAAATGCTATCTTCTTCAAGATGAAAAAGGAGAACCCGATCCTGTATATTCTGTTGCCAGTGGATTGGATTATCCTGGTGTTGGTCCAGAGCACTCCATGCTTAAAGATCTGAAAAAAGCTGAATATCACTCAATTACGGACAAAGAATGTATTGATGCATTTTATGAATTGAGTAGAGAAGAAGGAATTATTCCTGCGCTGGAAAGTGCACATGCCGTAGCTTATGCTTTGAAATTGGCAAAAGCAAATCCGAAACAGTCGATTTTGGTGAACCTAAGCGGCAGAGGCGATAAGGACATCGACTTTATTGTTGATACGTACGGATTGCCCGAATAA
- a CDS encoding ARMT1-like domain-containing protein, whose protein sequence is MDNRCLTCHSKTVDLLIDKFNLQGEVAGNFSSEVNHLLTNCKHLSNPYLALLIHRLAKKKIQNDDLYREEKKHANSILYSQYKKWVAFVNENDESLHIAAKLAVVGNIVDYGAHSVPADIPAKIEELLALDFALDDRDEMFAEVKKAESVLYLGDNAGEIVFDKLFIQHLNHPNLTYAVRGNPIINDVTFEDAEQVGMQDVCRVISNGHDAPSTLVDNCSEEFQELYTKATVVISKGQGNFEGLLNEKRKSLYFMLMAKCDIMAEMLGVNKGDLIITKKQEGSLWRLK, encoded by the coding sequence ATGGATAACAGGTGTTTGACTTGCCATTCCAAAACGGTGGATTTACTAATTGACAAATTTAATCTTCAGGGGGAAGTCGCAGGTAATTTTTCCTCTGAAGTAAATCATTTACTAACAAATTGTAAGCACCTCTCAAATCCTTATCTGGCGTTGCTAATTCATCGTTTGGCGAAAAAGAAAATACAAAATGATGATTTGTACCGTGAGGAGAAGAAACATGCCAATTCAATTTTGTATTCGCAATATAAAAAATGGGTTGCATTTGTGAATGAAAATGATGAATCACTGCATATTGCCGCAAAATTAGCTGTTGTTGGCAATATTGTTGATTATGGAGCACATAGTGTACCAGCCGATATTCCAGCTAAAATAGAAGAATTACTGGCTCTTGATTTTGCTTTGGACGATAGAGATGAGATGTTTGCTGAGGTAAAAAAAGCAGAATCGGTTTTGTATTTAGGCGATAATGCAGGCGAAATAGTTTTCGATAAGCTTTTTATTCAACATTTGAATCATCCCAACTTAACTTATGCTGTTCGGGGAAATCCGATAATTAATGATGTGACTTTCGAGGATGCTGAGCAAGTAGGAATGCAGGATGTTTGCAGGGTGATATCGAATGGTCATGATGCACCTTCAACCTTAGTGGATAATTGTTCAGAAGAATTTCAGGAACTGTATACAAAAGCAACTGTTGTAATTTCTAAAGGACAGGGAAATTTTGAAGGTTTGCTAAATGAAAAAAGAAAATCACTTTATTTTATGCTGATGGCAAAATGTGATATAATGGCTGAGATGTTGGGTGTGAATAAGGGAGATTTGATCATTACAAAAAAGCAGGAGGGGAGTTTATGGCGTTTAAAATAG
- a CDS encoding DUF134 domain-containing protein, protein MPRKIRLRKVVEPPRFKGYRPFGVNSKSRKSIDLLYEEYEALKLADYDLLKHDEAAGLMGISRPTFARIYESARRKIAAALVEAKEIRTVFGNAVMDNNWYLCSKCNARFNIPETMDKEICPACNSKHIELINK, encoded by the coding sequence ATGCCAAGAAAAATCAGATTGCGAAAAGTTGTGGAACCACCAAGATTTAAGGGTTACAGACCTTTTGGTGTAAATTCTAAGAGTCGGAAATCAATTGATTTGCTTTATGAAGAATATGAAGCATTGAAGTTAGCAGATTACGATTTGTTGAAACATGATGAAGCTGCTGGTTTAATGGGCATATCGAGGCCGACTTTTGCGAGAATCTACGAAAGTGCCCGAAGAAAAATTGCTGCAGCATTGGTAGAAGCAAAGGAAATAAGAACTGTTTTTGGGAATGCAGTTATGGATAATAATTGGTATTTGTGTTCAAAATGCAATGCAAGATTTAATATTCCGGAAACTATGGACAAAGAAATTTGTCCGGCTTGTAATTCCAAACACATCGAATTAATTAATAAATAA